Genomic segment of Schistocerca nitens isolate TAMUIC-IGC-003100 chromosome 9, iqSchNite1.1, whole genome shotgun sequence:
ataagaaaaaataattaaagCCATTGATACAATGATGAACCAACACGAAAGTATTAACTTCCCAACAGAATTCTTAAATTTGCTCAATGTTCCAGTATGTTGTCACAAAAAAGCTTCTAGGCATCATCATAGAAGGAAAAATATTAACTGGAAAATTAAAAGGCAGGTGAGGGTTTGTACAACAAATTTCAATCATTTCAACTCAGCATTCAGCTTTAAAATGGTCTCTCTAAGATTAGCATACAGTATGATTATCAATAAAGCCCAGAGCAAACACTCCAATATTCCGAAGTAAACTGTATGTCTCTAACAAACAACTATGCAAATGTGCTGGACAACTTGAAAGCTTATTCATTTTTGCATCTAAAAACAAAGTACATTAAGTGTTTTGTAAGAACATACTTTTAGTGTGTTAAACGCTATACAAATGAAATGATTAACTACACTTTTTCCGATAACAAAAAGATAAAAGACCTAGCAATGTGGATCTCTCTcagttagaaaataaataaaactagcCAAGATTCCAAATtacttgctttgtttgtttttttattcacaCATTTTATCTTGCTGCCCTACAAAGAATATAATGATCTACATCAAAATCACTTTCAGTTACACTAACTTGGTTATTGAAGTCATTTAACTTTATAATAGATTAATGTTTTTGAAACATTGATTACTGAAAGTCATTGAACTCTACAAtagattttaaccattttgaagcaCATCATACCTTTGTGGTACCAAAGCTGATTTCTCGAACCAAGCCTGCATGCCCCAGTTTATCCGGAGTCAGTTCTTCAAACCTTGGCACTATGCGACCACCAGTGGCTATAGCAATCAGTTCAATTTCTGGGCCTCCAACCCAACGGACAGCTGGCAGTTCCCTTTGCAGCAAGAGATGGTTTGCTTCATCATCAAAACCCCACTGACATATGGCAAGTGTAGCACCTGTATCCTTCACTTTTTGTACCATCTCAGTAAATTTTTCAGCTTCATAAGCTCGCAGGGCTTTATAGTCCTCTACACTAGTGACATCCAACTTATGCTTTGTCTTAGGCTTTGGTGGTTCAAATGGGCAAGTTAAGATAGCCAGTTTCACATCTTTTAAAACTTTTGGCATCTGAGGATGTGAAAAATCTTTGTCAACAACCACACCCTTAACAAGCATTGTGTCTTCTAAGCGGCCTCCAACTTTGCCTATCACTTTAATTAACTCAAAGTTAACATCTTTCTTTTCCATATCAGCCACCGCCAATACAGCATTTACAGCAATTTCTGCCATCTGTCGGTGACATTTGTTTACAATCTTTGAGCCCAATGTAGTCATAGCAGTTTGTATAAGAGGCTCCAAATTATTAACATCAAATGGAAAACTATCAGCTATGGAATCAAGATGCTTCACAGCATGATGAGCTGCAAGTTCAAATCCATCAGCTATACGAATAGGATGTATACCTTTATCTAACAACTGTTCTGCCTGCTCCAAAAGGGCACCAGCAAGCACGACTACTCCAGTTGTGCCATCACCTATTTCATCGTCTTGTGACTGAGACAACTGCACCATAAGCTTTGCTATTTCATGGTCAACATCCATCTGTTTCAAAATTGTTGCTCCATCATTTGTAACAGTTACATCTCCATCTGCTGACACCATCATCTTGTCCAAACCTTTTGGACCCAAAGATGTCCTCAAGACATTGGCAATTGTTTTACCAGCAGCCATATGAGACTTCAGGGCCTCCACTCCTGTAAGTCTCTGCTGATTCTGCTGGTCACGTATGATAATGAAAGGTCGGCCAAATTCATCAAATGCCAGTGTTCCTGGAAATGATGCCATCTTGCTGGATGTTTGAGCACCtgaaaaaacaatttattttattttttttataatcatatgACAGTCACAAGAAAATTTAATCAGTTGAATGGAAAGAtgaaacaatatttataatagagGACACACAGGAATGTACAATTCTTTTTTTGCCCCTTCGTTTAACCACACTAGTCTGACACTATAATACAAACCAAGCACACACAATTGAGGGCTAACACCCCTACACAGTGGAAAAGAAGTTTTCTGTCCACACTGTCAGCCAGTCCCATTTAGATGGAAGTTAGTGCTCCTGTATCTATGTTGGCTGTAAAAGCCTCTGTGATCCATCATGCACCTAACAGCACATAAGAGAATCTAACATTATTTCCCGACTTTTTTTTCCTGCTGTAAATGAGCCAGCTTTAGAAACATACAGGTTAGACCAACTTAGTGCTATTAAAAGTGATAAGGGCTtaatggtttttttaaaaaaatattatgctGGCAGAACAGACACATGAAGTGAAGGAAGGAAAACTGTGGTTCTAAGTTCCATCAGTGACTGAACACAGACTCCGATATAGAAGGAAATAGAATGAAACCTACCTTGTTAGTTTTAAAGGAACCATTTGTCTTAAACAACATAAAGCAACCACTAAAGACTAAATCAGTATTTGCTGGACAGAAAATTGAACCCCTCTCCCTGCAAATGTGCATCCCAGTTGCACAAATGTTATGAATGTATCACTGTAATTCTTTGGTGCAGAGAATTGCTCAGCATTGTTCGGCTCTTTCCACACTGACAACAAAAAAGCTCAGTGTTTCTAAGTGTGAAGTAAACAACAATGTCAAAATGACCGGTTTCTTGTTTTTAGTACCAAATATTTCCTATCCATGTCATCAGACAAAAATGCTGCCACATAGCTGAAGAAACATTAAGACTCATACTAAAATTCCTTCCCACAACTTTTGTAACATCttagagtttaaaaaaaaaatttaacaaaaaggcATGGTTGTtgacagaaaaaaaaagaggacaaaaTGAGAAATCAGAATTCATCACATCTTTGAACTTGACAAGACTCTACATTCATCATGAATTTGTTAACCTTCAGGATAAAATTTGGTGCAAACTATGGGGCACTGAAAATGGAATGTGTCTGTGGTGTTACTAAAGTGTTCTCTCCAATTACAGATTGTAGAAGGAATAAAGGATATGCCAATCAACAAGTTACATAGAAGCATCTACAGAGTAGACgatagtaacaatattatgaaaagattagTTGCTACTCAGTATATAACAGAGATGCAGAATTCGAGATAGGcaaaacagaaagactgtcacacaataagctttcaGTCAATAAGGCTTGCACGAGACCCTAAGTATATTTTGAGtgagactgcttgtcactgcagatgcgacggccTTTACAGACTGTAATTAACCCCCCGCCCCCTTGTACAAAACTGGATCTCCAGTGTGTATTTTTCCAGGCACCACCTTCCACAGTCCCACCATCCGTatctgactcagcatctccactatacggtgagtaggaattatccttttcataacattgctacattccactgtttgattttgcctGACAACTTTTCGTCCATCCTACCcacagtgctgttttcctttgttgctATTTTCTAATACATTACTACACCCAAGTGTCCacctttctttctcttctttccagtGTCTCTCTTGTAACCTTACAAACTGCACTGCATGCTCTTCTTACGAACCATTTGGTCACCTCCCTGCGTCACACTCCCATATTTTTGCGCACCACTCCTGTGCCACAGAATCTTGTGTCTCATCCTACCAACCACTCCCCACCCCCCTACTCCTCCTCTCTTCAATTCAGTCACATCTGCCATtccccttcttcacacttatccgCCCATAGACCCACAGAATccatagaattttttaaatttatcttttttcTTTGATCATCTTGCGACTTCATGCTGATTTCTATTGGTTTTTGCCTTTCACTATCGACATATTCCTTCTGATTTCACCTTGTTTCCCCTTATTTCATGCATTTGATCCTttccatgatttttttttccacGTATCTCTGTGTTCCTTGCAATTTTTTCAGatgtaattctacattatttatgtattttttcacatttttccagcaccaTGGATTCTTGCTCCTTTCATCTGtgttaatacagaaaagtttccttatcaaTAGTCAGAACCCAGTCCTACATGCCATTCCTGCATTATTGCTTGTGTCAGggaatccccccaaatggccttaccatcaaattacccatctctggcttcCACCCTTCCTTCCAGAATGACCTCAACCTATTCAGATTcaaccaatccttagccctcaccaacacagTCCTGAAAAACCATATCAATCAAGCCCAAACTTTCTTGCAATATGTTCCCTCAATCTATGAAAAATTCCTGCTACACAATCCCAAATTCCTGCATCCCATTACATGCACCGCAACTCTTACCCTCCATGAACACCACCTCAAAAAAACTCTCAACCCTGCTCACTTCCTAATCCTGCCTTGaactaccactatccaccaccttTACAACAACCTCCGAGCCTCCCTCACATCCCCCCATGGCTGACAAATCCTGTCTAACAGACCACTACACTTtgcccaccctccaaaactcactCCCACCACCATACACAATCCAGAACCTAAATACAGTCATGAGCCTTTCCTCtaaaagccttagccccacagaaataacCCATTCATGAGCCATCtgaaggaatccttcctaaacaaccagaatcctaaacccctcccctggttcagattcactgatggcatCATGATCTAGGTTGAGGGTGTGGacaacctatccacattcctccagaacctcaacacctccttccccatttgcttcacctggttctactcaacccaacaagccaccttcttcgATGGCTACATCAaagcctctgtccatatcaaacatacCAACCTTGAGCAATAACCTCCACTTCAccaactgccacccattccataccacgaagtcccttccatacacccTAACCACTCGTggccattgcatctgcagtgacgagcagtccctatcaaaatacactgagagtctcactgaggcctttacagactgtaattctcccccccccccctcccctcccctcaaaaCCTTGTACAAAAAACAATCAACCTCCTGTTCCTTATCTTCCCAGTCAACTCATCACTTCCCGAAGTCCCCCTGTCCGGCCACAAAGGAGCAATCCTAAACAATATCCTCAGCCAACCCTACACAAATccttgtctcatggctcatatcgctgtaatagatgtagatgtaagacctGTTCCAAGCATCCTCCCACAACCTACtccctactccagtctggtcacaaacatcacctatcccatcaaagtcaGGGCAACCTGCGAAACCGGTCATGTGGTCTACCAGCttagctgcaactactgtgctgcttTTTACTTGGGCacaacaaccaacaaactgtctgtcggAATGAATGACCATTGACAGACTGTGCCCaaaaaacaactggaccaccctgttgctgagtgcACAGCCCAActcgatgttcttcatttcaatgactgcttcacagcctgtgcaatcTGGGTTCTTCCCACCAACAGTAGCTTTTCTGAATTCTGCAGGTGGGAATTCTCCACggaatatatcctacgttcccataaccctcctggcctcaacctttgttagttacTGTCCTTACCCACCTGGCCCCTTCCCCATTCCCACTCCAGCGCTAAATAGCCGTCTATTCGAccaacccagtctttttacttctctccttttatggtatcccccctctcccctgccccctccctccttcccatcTCACCTCTCGATTGC
This window contains:
- the LOC126203375 gene encoding T-complex protein 1 subunit epsilon; this translates as MASFPGTLAFDEFGRPFIIIRDQQNQQRLTGVEALKSHMAAGKTIANVLRTSLGPKGLDKMMVSADGDVTVTNDGATILKQMDVDHEIAKLMVQLSQSQDDEIGDGTTGVVVLAGALLEQAEQLLDKGIHPIRIADGFELAAHHAVKHLDSIADSFPFDVNNLEPLIQTAMTTLGSKIVNKCHRQMAEIAVNAVLAVADMEKKDVNFELIKVIGKVGGRLEDTMLVKGVVVDKDFSHPQMPKVLKDVKLAILTCPFEPPKPKTKHKLDVTSVEDYKALRAYEAEKFTEMVQKVKDTGATLAICQWGFDDEANHLLLQRELPAVRWVGGPEIELIAIATGGRIVPRFEELTPDKLGHAGLVREISFGTTKDRMLVIEECKNSRAVTIFIRGGNKMIIEEAKRSIHDALCVVRNLVVDNRIVYGGGAAEISCALSVSAEADKFSSLEQYAFRAFAEALESVPLALAENSGLSPIHTVTEVKARQAVEGNSALGIDCMLSGTADMRQQHVIETLRSKKQQIVLATQLVKMILKIDDIRCPNDQGSHGL